The Lysobacter enzymogenes genome window below encodes:
- a CDS encoding outer membrane beta-barrel protein: protein MKKQLALAVALAAASTSAAAYDKLSHSYVEAGFAHHQSELPVVAPSNISVEDMKANGGFINGSFAVGEKFYVFGGYSKAKDDSVGIRVTGLGQVGEFEVDAQQGHAGIGYNHKLSDRVEWTGEVSYLRTKMEVETRGFRDSAEGDDFRASIGLRGNLAANFEGWIKANYTDGDMYDKEFSGTLGGLIKFNDSWGVVAEADMGSDQKQYRVGVRWSF, encoded by the coding sequence ATGAAGAAGCAACTCGCGCTGGCCGTCGCGCTGGCCGCCGCCTCCACTTCCGCCGCCGCCTACGACAAGCTGAGCCACAGCTACGTCGAGGCCGGCTTCGCCCACCACCAGTCCGAACTGCCGGTGGTCGCGCCGAGCAACATCTCGGTCGAGGACATGAAGGCCAACGGCGGCTTCATCAACGGCTCGTTCGCGGTCGGCGAGAAGTTCTACGTGTTCGGCGGCTACAGCAAGGCCAAGGACGACAGCGTCGGCATCCGCGTGACCGGCCTGGGCCAGGTCGGCGAATTCGAAGTCGACGCCCAGCAGGGCCATGCCGGTATCGGCTACAACCACAAGCTCAGCGACCGGGTCGAATGGACCGGCGAGGTGAGCTACCTGCGCACCAAGATGGAAGTCGAAACCCGCGGCTTCCGCGACAGCGCCGAGGGCGACGATTTCCGCGCCTCGATCGGCCTGCGCGGCAACCTGGCCGCCAACTTCGAAGGTTGGATCAAGGCCAACTACACCGACGGCGACATGTACGACAAGGAGTTCAGCGGCACGCTGGGCGGCCTGATCAAGTTCAACGACAGCTGGGGCGTGGTCGCCGAAGCCGACATGGGCAGCGATCAGAAGCAGTACCGCGTGGGCGTGCGCTGGAGCTTCTGA
- a CDS encoding DUF6348 family protein has protein sequence MSASAAGPEFALVDANPGGSPAGHLRFDDEDGETYLEPFDLVETLTEILRGHGHRVHAYDNGWIEIGDGGLFAYPQLVEFTELDGETIRTACTIQCNHLRLFPQGLFEYQHATGENFDASIKRGFDQWARTDLMALLDAAREEPETCTSMRMEFGGEDGAPLRRRRIVFGPVAHFGRAQTEAACAQDGEEADGHDFCPCCLLTNSLEAFRPLLDADGFFALRLFASRDHDDGECNADCRVNGEDWPQGLDGLRAYAATWPTAPGQSMEFRKQYVVVQDAAD, from the coding sequence GTGAGCGCATCCGCGGCCGGTCCCGAGTTCGCCCTGGTCGACGCCAACCCCGGCGGTTCGCCGGCCGGCCACCTGCGTTTCGACGACGAAGACGGCGAGACCTACCTGGAGCCGTTCGACCTGGTCGAAACGCTGACCGAGATCCTGCGCGGGCACGGCCATCGCGTCCACGCCTACGACAACGGCTGGATCGAGATCGGCGACGGCGGCCTGTTCGCGTATCCGCAACTGGTCGAGTTCACCGAGCTGGACGGCGAGACCATCCGCACCGCCTGCACCATCCAGTGCAATCACCTGCGTCTGTTCCCGCAGGGCCTGTTCGAATACCAGCACGCCACCGGCGAGAACTTCGACGCCTCGATCAAGCGCGGTTTCGACCAGTGGGCGCGCACCGACCTGATGGCCCTGCTCGACGCCGCGCGCGAGGAACCGGAAACCTGCACCAGCATGCGCATGGAGTTCGGCGGCGAGGACGGCGCGCCGCTGCGCCGGCGTCGGATCGTGTTCGGCCCGGTCGCGCATTTCGGCCGCGCCCAGACCGAAGCCGCATGCGCGCAAGACGGCGAGGAAGCGGACGGCCACGATTTCTGCCCGTGCTGCCTGCTGACCAACTCGCTCGAAGCGTTCCGGCCGCTGCTCGACGCCGACGGCTTCTTCGCCCTGCGCCTGTTCGCCTCGCGCGACCACGACGACGGCGAATGCAACGCCGATTGCCGGGTCAACGGCGAAGACTGGCCGCAGGGCCTGGACGGGCTGCGCGCCTACGCCGCGACCTGGCCGACCGCGCCGGGGCAGTCGATGGAGTTCCGCAAGCAGTACGTGGTGGTGCAGGACGCGGCGGACTGA
- a CDS encoding dipeptidase, with the protein MRIAALALALAFAPLLYSTAAQADQPLSAGQRFAQDAIVVDTHIDAPTGLLRHWADLGLDTPKVEFDYPRARQGGLDIAFMSIYTSPGEDAAGTATQTAHTQIDAVEAMVGRRPEQFAVLRSPKDFERLNAHNQRVLLALGMENGAPIGDDLSKLKLFYDRGVRYITLAHSEDNRISDSSYSRKRTWKGLSPFGEKVVDEMNRLGIMVDVSHLSDDAVRDVLARSKAPVIASHSGLRHFTPGFERNLSDELAKAVAAKGGVVQVVFGNPFVDPASAADTQAYFVASAKFEQEQAAARKRGETPKSSEAFDKEWEAAHPPRAVKIDAVLDQIEYAVKLLGADHVGIGSDFDGVSGALPDGLKSVADYPNLIDGLKARGLSDETLRKVLGANLLRVWSEVEAKAVRP; encoded by the coding sequence GTGCGGATCGCCGCTCTCGCCTTAGCCCTCGCCTTCGCGCCGCTGCTGTATTCGACCGCGGCGCAGGCCGACCAACCTCTGAGCGCGGGACAGCGCTTCGCCCAGGACGCGATCGTCGTCGATACCCACATCGACGCGCCGACCGGCTTGCTGCGCCACTGGGCCGACCTCGGCCTGGACACGCCCAAGGTCGAATTCGACTACCCGCGCGCGCGCCAGGGCGGGCTCGACATCGCCTTCATGTCGATCTACACCTCGCCCGGCGAAGACGCCGCCGGCACCGCCACCCAGACCGCGCACACCCAGATCGACGCGGTCGAGGCGATGGTCGGGCGCCGCCCCGAGCAGTTCGCGGTGCTGCGCTCGCCGAAGGATTTCGAACGCTTGAACGCGCACAACCAGCGCGTGCTGCTGGCGCTGGGCATGGAGAACGGCGCGCCGATCGGCGACGACCTGTCGAAGCTCAAGCTGTTCTACGACCGCGGCGTGCGCTACATCACCCTCGCCCACAGCGAGGACAACCGCATCAGCGATTCCTCGTACAGCCGCAAGCGCACCTGGAAAGGGCTGAGCCCGTTCGGCGAGAAGGTCGTCGACGAGATGAACCGGCTCGGCATCATGGTCGACGTCTCGCACCTGTCCGACGACGCCGTGCGCGACGTGCTCGCGCGCAGCAAGGCGCCGGTGATCGCCAGCCATTCGGGCCTGCGCCACTTCACCCCGGGCTTCGAACGCAACCTCAGCGACGAACTGGCCAAGGCGGTCGCGGCCAAGGGCGGCGTGGTCCAGGTGGTGTTCGGCAATCCCTTCGTCGATCCGGCCTCGGCCGCCGACACACAGGCCTATTTCGTCGCCAGCGCGAAGTTCGAGCAGGAACAGGCCGCGGCGCGCAAGCGCGGCGAGACGCCGAAATCGTCGGAAGCCTTCGACAAGGAATGGGAAGCCGCGCATCCGCCGCGCGCGGTCAAGATCGACGCGGTGCTCGACCAGATCGAGTACGCGGTCAAGCTGCTCGGCGCCGACCACGTCGGCATCGGCTCGGACTTCGACGGCGTCAGCGGCGCGCTGCCGGACGGGCTCAAGTCGGTCGCCGACTATCCCAACCTGATCGACGGCCTGAAGGCGCGCGGCCTGTCCGACGAGACCCTCCGCAAGGTGCTCGGCGCCAACCTGTTGCGGGTGTGGAGCGAGGTCGAGGCCAAGGCGGTGCGGCCGTGA
- the hutI gene encoding imidazolonepropionase — MTSSSPSTDRRPYDGLILGASLAALDGAAGYGEIADAALAWRDGRIAWIGPRAQLPDAPEALAAQVIQASGWITPGLIDCHTHLVFAGDRAREFELRLQGASYEEIARAGGGIVSSVRAVREADEDELLRQSLPRARALIADGATTLEIKSGYGLDFDNERKMLRVARRLGDRLGVRVRTTYLAAHALPPEYQGRADDYIDAACAWLPQLHAEGLVDAVDAFCEGIGFSPAQTTRMFEAARALGLPVKLHADQLSDLGGGALAAAFDGLSADHVEHTSLDSVRAMAAHGTVAVLLPGAFHVLRETKLPPLDAFREHGVAMAVATDCNPGTSPLLSLRQAMQLSCTHFRLTPEEALRGATVHAAKALGLDDAGALKVGTSADFVLWDIRHPAELCYWLGGRLAQRVFCQGRQIA, encoded by the coding sequence ATGACGTCTTCATCGCCTTCCACCGACCGCCGGCCTTACGACGGCCTGATCCTCGGCGCCTCGCTCGCCGCCCTCGACGGCGCCGCCGGCTACGGCGAGATCGCCGACGCCGCCCTGGCCTGGCGCGACGGCCGCATCGCCTGGATCGGCCCGCGCGCGCAGCTGCCCGACGCGCCCGAGGCCCTGGCCGCGCAAGTGATCCAGGCCAGCGGCTGGATCACCCCGGGCCTGATCGATTGCCACACCCATCTGGTCTTCGCCGGCGACCGCGCGCGCGAGTTCGAGCTGCGCCTGCAGGGCGCCAGCTACGAGGAGATCGCCCGCGCCGGCGGCGGCATCGTCTCCAGCGTGCGCGCGGTGCGCGAAGCCGACGAGGACGAGCTGCTGCGCCAGTCGCTGCCGCGCGCCCGCGCGCTGATTGCCGACGGCGCCACCACCCTCGAGATCAAGTCCGGCTACGGCCTGGACTTCGACAACGAACGCAAGATGCTGCGGGTCGCGCGGCGCCTCGGCGACCGGCTCGGCGTGCGCGTGCGCACGACTTATCTGGCCGCGCACGCGCTGCCGCCGGAGTACCAGGGCCGCGCCGACGACTACATCGACGCCGCCTGCGCCTGGCTGCCGCAGTTGCATGCCGAAGGGCTGGTCGACGCGGTCGACGCGTTCTGCGAAGGCATCGGCTTCAGTCCGGCCCAGACCACGCGCATGTTCGAAGCCGCGCGCGCGCTCGGCCTGCCGGTGAAGCTGCACGCCGACCAGCTCAGCGACCTCGGCGGCGGCGCGCTGGCCGCGGCGTTCGACGGCCTGTCCGCCGACCATGTCGAACACACTTCGCTGGACAGCGTGCGCGCGATGGCCGCGCACGGCACCGTCGCGGTGCTGCTGCCGGGTGCGTTCCATGTCCTGCGCGAAACCAAGCTGCCGCCGCTGGACGCCTTCCGCGAGCATGGTGTGGCGATGGCGGTCGCGACCGACTGCAATCCCGGCACCTCGCCGCTGCTGTCGCTGCGCCAGGCGATGCAGCTGTCGTGCACGCATTTCCGCCTGACCCCGGAAGAAGCGTTGCGCGGGGCGACGGTGCATGCGGCCAAGGCGCTCGGCCTGGACGACGCCGGCGCGCTCAAGGTCGGGACGAGCGCGGACTTCGTGTTGTGGGACATCCGTCATCCGGCCGAGCTTTGTTACTGGCTCGGCGGCCGTCTGGCCCAGCGCGTGTTCTGCCAAGGTCGCCAGATCGCCTGA
- a CDS encoding formimidoylglutamate deiminase codes for MNADASDSVWTPQGWRGDAAGERIVPGIANLHSHAFQRAMAGMAERQTNPADSFWTWRETMYRFAARFTPEALYAVAAQLYAEMLEAGYTSVCEFHYLHHAPDGRPYADPAAMSRALIAAARDTGIRMTLLPVLYMTGGFDERPLGERQRRFGHEVDAYLRLLETLRAEQSPLLRVGCCLHSLRAVPPAPMREVLAALPADSRVHVHIAEQTAEVEDCLAVRGARPVRWLLDNAEVDERWTLVHATHLDEGEVRDSARSGATVAICTTTEANLGDGLFPLRDYLDAGGYWGVGSDSHISVSPVEELRWLEYGQRLVTRRRNIAVGVGADGSDSVGETLLRGVAASAPRSTGFDAAALAGDTLVLDRDAPAFAGATDADCVDRWLFSGNRNLVREAFVGGERVVAEGRHRDREAIARRYGETLRALLAD; via the coding sequence ATGAACGCAGACGCCTCCGATTCCGTGTGGACCCCGCAAGGCTGGCGCGGCGACGCCGCCGGCGAACGCATCGTGCCGGGCATCGCCAACCTGCATTCGCACGCGTTCCAGCGCGCGATGGCGGGCATGGCCGAACGCCAGACGAATCCCGCCGACAGCTTCTGGACCTGGCGCGAGACGATGTACCGCTTCGCCGCCCGCTTCACTCCCGAAGCGCTGTACGCGGTGGCCGCGCAGCTGTACGCCGAGATGCTCGAAGCCGGCTACACCAGCGTCTGCGAATTCCACTACCTGCACCACGCGCCGGACGGGCGGCCCTATGCCGATCCCGCGGCGATGTCGCGCGCGCTGATCGCCGCGGCGCGCGACACCGGCATCCGCATGACCCTGCTGCCGGTGCTGTACATGACCGGCGGCTTCGACGAGCGTCCGCTCGGCGAGCGCCAACGCCGCTTCGGCCACGAGGTCGACGCGTATCTGCGGCTGCTGGAGACCTTGCGCGCCGAGCAGAGCCCACTGCTGCGCGTCGGTTGCTGCTTGCACAGCCTGCGCGCGGTGCCGCCGGCGCCGATGCGCGAGGTGCTGGCGGCGCTGCCGGCCGACAGCCGCGTGCACGTGCACATCGCCGAGCAGACCGCCGAAGTCGAGGACTGCCTCGCCGTGCGCGGCGCGCGGCCGGTGCGCTGGCTGCTCGACAACGCCGAGGTCGACGAACGCTGGACGCTGGTGCATGCGACCCATCTCGACGAAGGCGAAGTGCGCGACAGCGCGCGCAGCGGCGCCACGGTCGCGATCTGCACCACCACCGAAGCCAATCTCGGCGACGGCCTGTTCCCGCTGCGCGATTACCTGGACGCGGGCGGCTACTGGGGCGTGGGCTCGGACTCGCACATTTCGGTGTCGCCGGTGGAAGAACTGCGCTGGCTCGAATACGGTCAGCGCCTGGTCACCCGCCGCCGCAACATCGCGGTCGGCGTCGGCGCGGACGGGTCCGACAGCGTCGGCGAGACCTTGCTGCGCGGCGTCGCCGCGAGCGCGCCGCGCTCGACCGGCTTCGATGCCGCAGCGCTGGCCGGCGATACCTTGGTGCTCGACCGCGACGCCCCGGCGTTCGCCGGCGCGACCGACGCCGACTGCGTCGACCGCTGGCTGTTCAGCGGCAACCGCAACCTGGTGCGCGAAGCGTTCGTCGGCGGCGAGCGGGTCGTGGCCGAGGGGCGGCATCGCGATCGCGAGGCGATCGCGCGGCGTTATGGCGAGACCTTGCGCGCGCTGCTGGCCGATTAA
- a CDS encoding methylated-DNA--[protein]-cysteine S-methyltransferase: protein MSSPIRLKRGLVRYQHIDSPVGRLLLASGDDGLRLIEFAEPWHPAAMDEHWQEGDDAVLASTRRQLREYFDGERRDFELPLAPHGTAFQLQCWRTLALIPYGETWSYGQMARHLGQPTATRAVGAANGRNPLPIVLPCHRVIGSDGSLTGFGGGLPVKKHLLMLEGALQEAPQSQDLFGAL, encoded by the coding sequence ATGAGTTCGCCGATCCGGCTCAAGCGCGGCCTGGTGCGCTATCAGCACATCGACAGCCCGGTCGGCCGCCTGCTGCTGGCCAGCGGCGACGACGGCCTGCGCCTGATCGAGTTCGCCGAACCCTGGCATCCGGCGGCGATGGACGAGCACTGGCAGGAAGGCGACGACGCGGTGCTCGCCAGCACGCGCCGCCAGTTGCGCGAATACTTCGACGGCGAGCGCCGCGATTTCGAACTGCCGCTGGCGCCGCACGGCACCGCGTTCCAGCTGCAGTGCTGGCGCACGCTGGCACTGATTCCGTACGGCGAAACCTGGAGCTACGGGCAGATGGCGCGGCATCTCGGCCAACCGACCGCGACCCGCGCGGTCGGCGCCGCCAACGGCCGCAATCCGCTGCCGATCGTGCTGCCGTGCCATCGCGTGATCGGTTCCGACGGCAGCCTGACCGGCTTCGGCGGCGGGCTGCCGGTGAAGAAGCATCTGCTGATGCTGGAGGGCGCGTTGCAGGAAGCGCCGCAGTCCCAAGACCTTTTCGGCGCCCTGTAG
- a CDS encoding DNA-3-methyladenine glycosylase 2 family protein, with product MDVIALPAPTASLPPPQVCEQARISRDPRFDGLFFVAVTSTGIYCRPVCPAPAAQSRNVKYFGHAAACEAAGFRPCLRCRPELSPAEGAWRRGDAAVARALKLIDEGALAEQPLSALAERVGLGERQLRRLFVERLGAPPIGVHGTRRLLFAKQLLTETRLPITEVALAAGFGSLRRFNAAFAEAYRMAPRDLRRRPNEPPDQGGGDALVLRLGYRPPYDLSAMLDFLRGRALPGVEHVDEHSYTRAIGPAHAGGPADAPGWLRVSAWPSDKHGRQHALKLELHGTAPSRLLDITNRLRRMFDLDADPNAIGAALSVDPRLRALVARQPGLRLPSGWDGFEISVRAILGQQVSVAAARTLAARVAQRYGHALPQPFGPGLTHLFPTPAELADADLAPLGLTRARADTVRTVARALLDGRVDFRAERTLDDFVARWVALPGIGPWTAHYIAMRALGHPDAFPADDLVLQKALPEDGVRLSAKALGARAEAWRPWRAYGVIHIWRSSMAAPTPIRAAAPTAVAAKRKRAKQAA from the coding sequence ATGGACGTCATCGCTCTGCCCGCTCCCACCGCTTCGCTGCCGCCGCCGCAGGTGTGCGAGCAGGCCCGCATCAGCCGCGATCCGCGCTTCGACGGCCTGTTCTTCGTCGCCGTGACCAGCACCGGCATCTACTGCCGGCCGGTGTGCCCGGCGCCGGCCGCCCAAAGCCGGAACGTCAAATACTTCGGCCACGCCGCGGCCTGCGAAGCCGCCGGCTTCCGCCCGTGCCTGCGCTGCCGCCCGGAGCTGTCGCCGGCCGAGGGCGCGTGGCGGCGCGGCGACGCGGCGGTGGCGCGCGCGCTCAAGCTGATCGACGAAGGCGCGCTGGCCGAACAGCCGCTGTCGGCGCTGGCCGAGCGCGTCGGCCTCGGCGAACGGCAGCTGCGGCGCCTGTTCGTCGAACGCCTCGGCGCGCCGCCGATCGGCGTGCACGGCACCCGCCGTTTGCTGTTCGCCAAACAGCTGTTGACCGAAACCCGCTTGCCGATCACCGAAGTCGCGCTCGCCGCCGGCTTCGGCAGCCTGCGCCGGTTCAACGCCGCATTCGCCGAGGCCTACCGGATGGCGCCGCGCGATCTGCGCCGGCGGCCGAACGAACCGCCCGACCAGGGCGGCGGCGACGCGCTGGTGCTGCGGCTGGGCTACCGCCCGCCGTACGACCTGAGCGCGATGCTGGATTTCCTGCGCGGCCGTGCGCTGCCCGGGGTCGAACACGTCGACGAACACAGCTACACCCGCGCGATCGGCCCCGCGCACGCCGGCGGCCCGGCCGACGCGCCCGGCTGGCTGCGGGTCAGCGCGTGGCCGTCCGACAAGCACGGCCGCCAGCACGCGCTGAAGCTGGAACTGCACGGCACCGCGCCGTCGCGCCTGCTCGACATCACCAACCGCCTGCGCCGCATGTTCGACCTCGACGCCGATCCGAACGCGATCGGCGCGGCGCTGTCGGTGGATCCGCGCCTGCGCGCGCTGGTCGCGCGCCAGCCCGGGCTGCGCCTGCCCAGCGGCTGGGACGGCTTCGAGATTTCGGTGCGCGCGATTCTTGGCCAGCAGGTCAGCGTCGCCGCCGCGCGCACCCTGGCGGCGCGCGTGGCGCAGCGTTACGGCCATGCCTTGCCGCAGCCGTTCGGCCCCGGCCTGACCCATCTGTTTCCGACTCCGGCCGAACTCGCCGACGCCGACCTCGCGCCGCTCGGGCTGACCCGCGCCCGCGCCGACACCGTGCGCACCGTCGCCCGCGCCCTGCTCGACGGACGCGTGGACTTTCGCGCCGAACGCACCCTCGACGATTTCGTCGCGCGCTGGGTCGCCCTGCCCGGCATCGGCCCGTGGACCGCGCACTACATCGCCATGCGCGCGCTCGGCCATCCCGATGCGTTTCCGGCCGACGATCTGGTCCTGCAAAAAGCCCTGCCCGAAGACGGCGTGCGCCTGAGCGCCAAGGCGCTGGGCGCGCGCGCCGAAGCGTGGCGGCCGTGGCGCGCCTACGGCGTGATCCACATCTGGCGCTCCTCGATGGCCGCGCCGACGCCGATCCGCGCGGCGGCGCCGACGGCGGTCGCCGCTAAGCGCAAACGCGCGAAGCAGGCCGCATGA
- a CDS encoding basic secretory protein-like protein: MAYLFGAAALGPALMPAQAAESRVYTRSGYALDLRDLNGATAQATADRLVERYFAVYPRLAADFNPGAVKRVQFRLDPAYTGVAYADDGKITYNPQWFVSHPNDIDVVTHEVMHLVQAYGPSGQPGWLVEGVADYVRQVYGIDNAAAGWALPAYAASQKVTDGYRITARFLLWLERHGHAGIVATLDQRMRAGRYNDGVWRELTGNSVEQLWASYAADPGL; the protein is encoded by the coding sequence TTGGCATATCTGTTCGGCGCGGCCGCGCTCGGCCCGGCGCTGATGCCGGCGCAGGCGGCCGAGAGCCGCGTGTATACGCGTTCCGGATACGCCCTGGACTTGCGCGACCTCAACGGCGCGACCGCGCAAGCCACCGCCGACCGTCTGGTCGAGCGTTATTTCGCGGTGTACCCGCGGCTGGCCGCCGATTTCAATCCGGGCGCGGTCAAGCGCGTGCAGTTCAGGCTCGATCCCGCTTACACCGGCGTGGCTTACGCGGACGACGGCAAGATCACCTACAACCCGCAGTGGTTCGTGTCGCATCCGAACGACATCGATGTGGTCACGCACGAGGTCATGCATCTGGTGCAGGCCTACGGTCCGTCCGGGCAGCCGGGCTGGCTGGTGGAAGGCGTCGCCGATTACGTGCGTCAGGTTTACGGCATCGACAACGCGGCCGCGGGTTGGGCGCTGCCGGCGTATGCCGCGAGCCAGAAGGTCACCGACGGGTATCGCATTACCGCGCGCTTCCTGCTTTGGCTGGAACGGCATGGCCACGCCGGCATCGTCGCGACGCTCGACCAGCGGATGCGCGCGGGCCGGTACAACGACGGCGTGTGGCGGGAACTCACCGGCAACAGCGTCGAGCAGTTGTGGGCGTCGTATGCGGCGGATCCGGGGCTGTAG